In Halococcus salifodinae DSM 8989, one DNA window encodes the following:
- a CDS encoding endonuclease III domain-containing protein — protein sequence MSNDAEPSENISGGPDGGGLETAFEEREADTRTEAVVDRLGERYWQKTYGGQDAFECLVRTILSQNTSDKASQPAHDVLMDRYCEEDGDLAATLADADQPTLAETIESAGLYNQKSATMIAIAERIVDEYGGAEEFNGFVAEGDPETVRDALLDFSGVGPKTADCVLLFSGGRAGVFPVDTHVHRIYRRLGIAPPEADHEEVRAVVEDQVPAEKCGFGHTASIQFGREYCTARKPACLDDPDACPMADLCDQVGVYPETGEVVDPADAPAE from the coding sequence ATGAGCAACGACGCGGAGCCGTCCGAGAACATCAGCGGGGGTCCCGATGGCGGTGGACTCGAAACGGCGTTCGAGGAGCGCGAAGCCGACACACGCACCGAGGCCGTGGTGGACCGGCTCGGCGAACGCTACTGGCAGAAGACCTACGGCGGCCAGGACGCCTTCGAGTGTCTCGTCCGCACGATTCTGAGCCAGAACACGAGCGACAAGGCGAGCCAACCAGCCCACGACGTGCTGATGGATCGGTACTGCGAGGAGGACGGCGATCTCGCCGCCACGCTCGCCGACGCCGACCAACCCACGCTCGCCGAAACCATCGAGTCGGCGGGCCTCTACAACCAGAAATCGGCGACGATGATCGCCATCGCCGAGCGCATCGTCGATGAATACGGTGGGGCGGAGGAGTTCAACGGGTTCGTTGCCGAGGGAGATCCCGAAACCGTGCGCGACGCGCTCCTCGATTTTTCGGGCGTGGGTCCCAAAACTGCCGACTGCGTGCTCCTGTTTTCGGGCGGGCGTGCGGGCGTCTTTCCAGTCGACACCCACGTCCACCGCATTTACCGCCGGCTCGGGATCGCGCCGCCCGAGGCCGACCACGAAGAAGTCAGGGCGGTCGTCGAAGACCAGGTACCGGCCGAGAAATGTGGGTTCGGCCACACCGCCTCGATCCAGTTCGGGCGGGAGTACTGCACCGCGCGCAAACCGGCGTGTCTCGATGATCCCGACGCCTGTCCGATGGCTGATCTCTGCGATCAGGTCGGTGTCTATCCCGAAACGGGCGAGGTGGTCGATCCCGCCGACGCGCCGGCGGAGTAG
- a CDS encoding disulfide bond formation protein B, with product MRRINSRLWLAVATLVAAIATIWSLYLSLGLGLIPCELCWYQRILMYPLTVILGVAALENRPGVYRSALPLSVLGAGVAAYHSWFQATADSATCSVGSCGTVQYQILGLTVPNLSLIAFVLVSLALVVAVARR from the coding sequence ATGCGCCGTATCAATTCTCGACTCTGGCTTGCGGTTGCCACGCTCGTCGCGGCGATCGCCACGATCTGGAGCCTCTATCTCAGCCTCGGTCTCGGGCTGATCCCCTGCGAGCTCTGCTGGTACCAACGCATCCTGATGTACCCCCTGACTGTGATCCTCGGCGTGGCCGCGCTCGAAAACCGCCCCGGCGTCTACCGCAGCGCGCTGCCGCTGTCGGTTCTCGGGGCTGGCGTGGCGGCCTACCACTCGTGGTTCCAGGCCACGGCCGACTCCGCGACCTGCTCGGTCGGAAGCTGCGGCACCGTCCAGTACCAAATTCTTGGCCTGACAGTGCCAAACCTCTCGCTGATCGCGTTCGTCCTCGTTTCGCTCGCGCTGGTCGTCGCCGTCGCTCGCCGGTGA
- a CDS encoding beta-CASP ribonuclease aCPSF1: MSTVDKQLDELQATIVDELPNDISVSDVTYEGPELVIYTRDPKKFARNGDLIRNLAGQLRKRITVRPVPDALTDPTTAREQVMNVIPEKADVSDLDFHADTGEVVIEAAKPGMVIGRHGSTLREITQEVGWTPEVVRTPPIESSTVSNVRSFLKQEREERRDILERVGRQIHREEMADDEWVRISTLGCCREVGRASFILSTPETRILIDCGDKPGSDDAPYLQVPEANPLNSLDAVVLTHAHLDHSALIPLLFKYGYDGPIYTTEPTRDLMGLLQLDYLDVAAKEGRSPPYDSAMVREAVKHAIPIEYGDVTDIAPDVKLTLHNAGHILGSSVAHFHIGDGFYNVAFSGDIHYDDTRLFNGAVNDFPRVETLVMESTYGGRNDYQTDQADSEENLIEVINETHDQGGKILIPAFAVGRSQEIMLVLEEAMRTGKIPEMPVHLDGMIWEATAIHTTYPEYLRDDLRDRIFHDDENPFLAPQFNHIDEGDDEREEVAAGDPAIILSTSGMVTGGPIMSWLDHLGADTDTTMVFVGYQAQGTLGRRIQNGWDEIPRNGRGRSDTLNLDFDVETVDGFSGHADRQGLENFVKTMNPRPEKVLCVHGDESSVQDLSSALYHNYNMRTFAPKNLETFRFK; this comes from the coding sequence ATGAGTACGGTTGACAAGCAGCTCGACGAGCTACAGGCAACGATAGTCGACGAACTCCCGAACGACATCTCCGTGTCGGACGTGACCTACGAGGGACCGGAACTCGTGATCTACACGCGCGACCCGAAGAAGTTCGCGCGCAACGGCGACCTGATCCGCAACCTCGCGGGTCAGCTCCGCAAGCGCATCACCGTGCGGCCGGTCCCCGACGCGCTCACCGATCCAACGACTGCACGCGAGCAGGTCATGAACGTGATCCCCGAGAAGGCCGATGTCTCCGACCTCGACTTCCACGCCGACACCGGCGAGGTCGTGATCGAGGCCGCCAAACCAGGCATGGTGATCGGCCGGCACGGCTCGACGCTCCGGGAGATCACCCAGGAAGTCGGCTGGACGCCCGAAGTCGTCCGGACGCCGCCGATCGAGTCCTCCACGGTTTCCAACGTTAGAAGCTTCCTCAAACAGGAGCGCGAGGAGCGCCGCGACATCTTGGAGCGGGTCGGCCGCCAGATCCACCGCGAGGAGATGGCCGACGACGAGTGGGTTCGGATCTCGACGCTCGGCTGCTGTCGGGAGGTCGGCCGCGCGAGCTTTATCCTCTCGACGCCCGAGACGAGAATCCTGATCGACTGTGGCGACAAACCGGGTTCGGACGACGCGCCGTACCTCCAAGTTCCCGAGGCGAACCCCCTGAATTCGCTCGACGCCGTCGTCCTCACTCACGCCCACCTCGATCACTCCGCGCTGATTCCCCTCCTGTTCAAGTACGGCTACGACGGGCCGATCTACACCACCGAGCCGACCCGCGACCTGATGGGACTGCTCCAGCTCGACTACCTCGACGTCGCGGCGAAAGAGGGCCGCAGCCCGCCCTACGACAGCGCGATGGTCCGGGAAGCGGTCAAACACGCCATCCCGATCGAGTACGGCGACGTCACCGACATCGCGCCCGACGTGAAGCTCACGCTCCACAACGCCGGCCACATCCTCGGGTCGTCGGTCGCCCACTTCCACATCGGCGACGGATTTTATAACGTGGCCTTCTCGGGCGACATCCACTACGACGATACCAGACTGTTCAACGGCGCAGTCAACGACTTCCCGCGGGTCGAGACGCTCGTGATGGAGTCCACCTACGGGGGCCGGAACGACTACCAGACCGATCAGGCCGACTCCGAAGAGAACCTGATCGAGGTCATCAACGAAACCCACGATCAGGGTGGCAAAATTCTGATTCCGGCCTTTGCGGTAGGGCGCTCTCAGGAGATCATGCTCGTCCTCGAAGAGGCGATGCGCACCGGGAAGATCCCCGAAATGCCCGTCCACCTCGACGGGATGATCTGGGAGGCGACCGCGATCCACACCACCTATCCCGAGTACCTTCGGGACGATCTCCGGGATCGCATCTTCCACGACGACGAGAACCCGTTCCTCGCACCCCAGTTCAACCACATCGACGAGGGCGACGACGAGCGCGAGGAGGTCGCCGCGGGCGATCCCGCGATCATCCTCTCGACCTCGGGGATGGTCACCGGCGGCCCGATCATGTCGTGGCTCGATCATCTCGGAGCCGACACCGACACCACGATGGTCTTCGTTGGCTACCAGGCCCAGGGCACCCTCGGCCGCCGCATCCAAAACGGCTGGGACGAGATCCCGCGCAACGGCCGCGGCCGTTCGGACACGCTCAACCTCGATTTCGACGTCGAGACCGTCGACGGGTTCTCGGGCCACGCCGACCGCCAGGGGCTGGAAAACTTCGTGAAGACGATGAATCCCAGGCCTGAAAAAGTGCTCTGCGTCCACGGCGACGAGTCGAGCGTCCAGGATCTCTCCTCGGCGCTGTATCACAACTACAACATGCGGACGTTCGCGCCGAAGAACCTCGAAACCTTCCGATTCAAGTGA